One window of Biomphalaria glabrata chromosome 6, xgBioGlab47.1, whole genome shotgun sequence genomic DNA carries:
- the LOC106077114 gene encoding fibrillin-1-like codes for MGSSRTLCYPLCSLILFQATTLALASDASTINNFSNFTVNGQFYWISVSTKNNSDAQAQCDNLASQLALFETNQEFTSVVKYLISSLGGESGHISATWVDVRIVLTSSGSYEYYWANETVFSSVWASGNPDCIQNYADTCCAAILDSSLVNYPCGELGLFLCKPVNECKSEENICSHICTDYIMGYQCSCYNGFMLEKQNGTCLDIDECLQPGQCSQNCTNTPGSYICSCFSGYAPDDNGICIDVDECVLAGICQHNCTNSEGSYFCSCRSGYALDANNYSCTDIDECKTNKRVCNQTCTNTLGSYSCSCNAGYILGKDLTSCLDVDECAANGSLCSQICNNTSGSYYCSCYPDYILASDNRRCVYTDVCNASTKECAYMCGGNSRQCYCYAGCEAAGVNDTYVQVSECSVRTGLCDNLCKISGGAYDCNCSSGYAFAADNETCVDVDECSLNTDKCSQICRNTNGSYFCLCDSGYYLSGDNITCFKQDECMKTNLRCSQLCSNISGSFACTCRPGYVLAADNATCLYLDICLANTSICDQLCTTTVNGVFNCSCYAGCFGGNESDSYMYIEHCSEMSGLCDHACTAGNESYSCCSFGYYLAADNFTCLDIDECTLNKTICGQVCNNINGSYYCSCNKGFALSRDNKTCVDIDECSIIPKVCSQNCTNVNGSYVCSCNNGYLLEKDNTTCLDINECTMTFNPCKHQCNNVNGSYYCSCKVGYILESDKVTCLDQNECTSNQSDCEHFCNNTDGSYTCYCRSGYSLSSNLHNCSDIDECARNVSHCSHMCNNTLGSYICSCQTGYRLASDNATCLDIDECANTTNDCSQICNNTMGSYDCQCRDGYTLIPLNKTCKDIDECAMNISKCEQMCNNTEGSYTCRCRSGYNLSADNITCRDVDECVTNTSLCPDLCSNVIGSYVCRCPSGYILSADHSSCLDVNECAENTSKCDHLCNNTEGSFVCYCREGYRLAADNMTCNDVDECTENPSFCSGQCTNTEGSFYCQCLAGYVLNNWTCEDVDECSVASTHNCSHFCNNTIGGFNCSCYEGYTLAPDKVTCNIKDPCFQVPSPCGQNCTFANGTYKCSCREGYYLDPTDKATCRDIDECLGQNASFCEHKCVNLPGSFECSCRVGYALSMDGHTCSKTVTYSKCPCSCKTASIEPLTSAEQLQQVIKDIVAIQKNLTVEKTGITAYILTKQSANDDRTSTRSVGFVGLVILVMVFVLIITPDLITVMNIARNYFKGDRKKSIKY; via the exons ATGGGCAGCTCTAGAACACTATGTTACCCTCTCTGTTCTTTAATATTAT TTCAAGCTACGACCCTTGCGTTGGCTTCGGATGCTagcacaataaataatttttccaacttCACAGTGAATGGTCAGTTTTACTGGATATCTGTGTCAACGAAAAATAACTCGGATGCACAGGCTCAATGTGACAACCTAGCTTCCCAGTTGGCACTCTTTGAAACAAACCAAGAATTCACTAGCGTAGTGAAGTATTTGATAAGCTCGCTAGGAGGTGAATCGGGACACATTTCCGCCACATGGGTAGACGTGAGAATAGTTCTTACGTCATCAGGTTCATATGAATATTATTGGGCTAACGAAACTGTTTTTTCTAGTGTTTGGGCGTCGGGTAACCCTGACTGCATACAAAATTATGCAGACACTTGCTGTGCAGCAATCTTGGACTCATCTCTTGTAAATTACCCATGTGGAGAATTGGGTTTGTTTTTATGCAAGCCGGTCAACGAATGCAAATCAGAAGAGAACATTTGCTCTCATATCTGCACTGACTACATCATGGGCTACCAGTGCTCTTGCTACAACGGGTTTATGttggaaaaacaaaatggcaCCTGTTTAGACATTGATGAATGCCTTCAACCAGGACAGTGTTCACAGAATTGCACCAACACTCCAGGATCTTACATTTGCAGTTGCTTCAGTGGATACGCCCCTGACGACAACGGCATTTGCATAGACGTTGACGAATGTGTTCTTGCTGGGATCTGTCAACATAATTGCACTAACTCTGAGGGATCATATTTCTGTTCCTGCAGATCTGGATACGCCCTTGATGCCAACAATTATTCTTGCACGGACATAGACGAATGCAAGACAAACAAAAGAGTGTGCAATCAAACTTGCACGAATACATTAGGATCGTACAGCTGCAGCTGCAACGCTGGCTACATACTGGGCAAAGACTTGACGTCGTGTCTGGATGTTGACGAGTGCGCCGCAAACGGCAGTCTGTGCAGTCAAATCTGCAACAACACCAGTGGCTCATACTACTGCAGCTGCTACCCGGACTATATTCTGGCTTCAGACAACAGACGCTGTGTGTATACAGACGTGTGCAACGCCAGCACAAAGGAGTGTGCATATATGTGCGGTGGAAATTCCCGCCAATGTTACTGCTACGCTGGTTGTGAAGCCGCTGGGGTCAACGACACTTATGTGCAAGTGAGTGAGTGTTCCGTGAGAACTGGACTCTGCGACAACCTGTGCAAGATCAGCGGCGGAGCATACGATTGCAACTGCAGCAGTGGATACGCCTTCGCTGCAGACAACGAAACCTGTGTGGATGTTGATGAATGTAGCCTAAACACTGACAAATGTAGCCAAATTTGTAGAAACACCAATGGCTCCTACTTTTGTCTCTGCGACAGTGGCTACTACTTGAGCGGAGACAACATCACATGTTTCAAACAGGATGAGTGTATGAAGACAAATCTGCGCTGCAGTCAACTTTGCAGCAACATAAGTGGATCGTTTGCCTGCACTTGTCGTCCTGGGTACGTCTTGGCTGCAGATAACGCTACATGTTTATATCTTGACATCTGCTTGGCGAATACATCTATCTGCGACCAACTTTGTACGACTACTGTCAATGGAGTTTTCAACTGTAGTTGTTATGCGGGTTGCTTCGGAGGGAACGAGTCTGATTCGTACATGTACATAGAGCACTGTTCTGAAATGTCAGGGCTCTGCGATCATGCGTGTACAGCAGGCAATGAATCTTACAGTTGCTGCAGCTTTGGCTATTATCTGGCAGCGGACAACTTTACGTGCCTGGATATAGACGAGTGTACTTTAAACAAAACCATCTGCGGTCAAGTCTGCAACAACATCAACGGAAGCTACTACTGTAGCTGTAACAAGGGATTCGCACTTTCAAGGGATAATAAAACCTGTGTTGACATCGACGAATGCTCGATCATCCCGAAAGTATGCAGTCAAAATTGTACAAATGTCAACGGGTCATATGTATGTAGTTGTAACAACGGCTATCTTCTTGAGAAAGATAACACAACATGTCTGGACATCAATGAGTGCACGATGACCTTTAACCCTTGTAAACATCAGTGCAACAACGTTAACGGCTCGTACTATTGCAGCTGTAAAGTTGGCTACATCCTTGAATCAGACAAAGTCACGTGCCTGGATCAAAACGAGTGCACTTCGAATCAAAGCGACTGCGAACATTTCTGCAACAACACTGATGGGTCGTACACTTGTTACTGTCGATCTGGATACAGTCTATCCTCAAATCTACACAACTGCTCTGACATAGACGAATGCGCTAGAAACGTGTCCCACTGCTCCCATATGTGTAACAATACCTTGGGCTCCTATATATGCTCATGTCAGACCGGTTACAGGCTTGCTTCAGATAATGCAACGTGTTTGGATATTGATGAATGTGCGAATACTACCAACGATTGCTCTCAAATATGTAACAACACCATGGGTTCGTACGATTGCCAGTGTCGAGATGGATACACCTTGATCCCATTGAACAAAACATGCAAGGATATAGACGAGTGTGCAATGAACATTTCAAAGTGTGAACAAATGTGTAATAATACTGAAGGATCCTACACGTGTCGCTGTCGAAGTGGGTATAATTTAAGCGCTGACAATATCACGTGTCGTGATGTCGATGAGTGTGTCACAAATACTTCATTGTGTCCCGATTTATGCAGTAACGTCATAGGGTCTTACGTTTGTAGATGTCCCAGTGGCTACATCTTAAGCGCCGACCACTCGTCCTGTTTAGATGTGAACGAATGCGCAGAAAATACTTCAAAGTGCGATCATCTGTGTAACAATACAGAAGGCTCGTTTGTCTGCTACTGCCGAGAAGGATACAGACTTGCGGCGGACAATATGACTTGCAACGACGTGGACGAATGTACTGAGAATCCAAGCTTTTGCAGCGGCCAGTGCACCAACACAGAAGGTAGCTTCTACTGTCAATGCCTGGCTGGATATGTCCTTAACAACTGGACATGCGAAGATGTAGACGAATGCAGTGTCGCATCCACTCATAATTGCTCGCACTTCTGCAATAACACCATCGGTGGTTTCAACTGCAGTTGCTACGAAGGCTATACTCTTGCGCCAGATAAGGTCACTTGCAACATCAAAGATCCTTGCTTCCAAGTTCCTTCTCCTTGCGGCCAAAATTGCACTTTTGCAAATGGCACATATAAGTGTTCATGTAGAGAAGGTTACTACCTTGACCCCACTGACAAGGCCACATGTCGAGATATTGACGAGTGCTTAGGTCAAAACGCAAGCTTTTGCGAACACAAGTGCGTGAACCTTCCTGGATCATTCGAATGCTCTTGTCGCGTGGGGTACGCACTGTCCATGGACGGACACACTTGTTCCAAAACTGTCACATACAGCAAGTGCCCCTGCTCGTGCAAGACGGCCAGCATTGAGCCTTTGACCTCTGCCGAGCAGCTGCAGCAAGTCATCAAAGACATCGTAGCCATCCAGAAAAATTTAACAGTGGAAAAAACAGGAATCACCGCTTACATCCTAACCAAGCAAAGTGCAAATGACGATCGAACCTCCACTCGGTCTGTCGGCTTTGTTGGATTAGTTATTTTGGTCATGGTCTTCGTTCTGATAATCACACCAGACCTGATAACGGTGATGAATATTGCTAGGAATTACTTTAAAGGGGACAGAAAAAAGAGTATAAAGTATTAG